Proteins from a single region of Papaver somniferum cultivar HN1 unplaced genomic scaffold, ASM357369v1 unplaced-scaffold_70, whole genome shotgun sequence:
- the LOC113343988 gene encoding protein FAR1-RELATED SEQUENCE 9-like encodes MIGLQPCMKFERSGYRYTTVVHFFAGMNTTGRSEGDNAFFKEFLSPKTNLREFVIRYDQALTKVTETEIAEYYVSEHKNRLINENNLILKHATSIYTRNIFEKFREKLVDSLRFRSQEIEADGVFKIYSVRDKEGPAYFTMKLKPDTNEAYCTCKHFEFMGLPCKHVLRIFNRLEIEEIPPHFILKRWLKGANLFRTIDGTTTWDKYGCADALRLTHLLRISTQVWSNASKCDNLFKIALADIKTISTQLAQEQQKQNGSEDNNDKTVETSNNVEETVQLTNQGKLLNPITSQTKGRPIGNANKTGRIMSGIEIPPQKKRKCSNCHISGHDKRKCPQLF; translated from the coding sequence ATGATTGGCTTGCAACCTTGTATGAAATTCGAGAGAAGTGGATACCGGTATACCACCGTGGTACATTTTTTTGCTGGAATGAATACAACAGGCCGTAGTGAAGGAGATAATGCATTCTTTAAGGAGTTTCTATCACCCAAAACCAACTTAAGGGAGTTTGTGATTAGGTATGATCAGGCATTGACAAAGGTTACTGAGACTGAAATTGCAGAATATTATGTATCCGAGCACAAGAATCGTCTTATAAACGAGAACAACCTAATTTTGAAGCATGCAACATCCATCTACACACGTAATATCTTTGAAAAGTTTCGTGAAAAATTAGTTGATTCACTTCGTTTTAGATCCCAAGAGATAGAAGCTGATGGAGTTTTCAAGATATATTCAGTCAGAGATAAAGAAGGGCCTGCTTATTTTACCATGAAGCTGAAGCCAGACACAAATGAAGCGTACTGCACATGTAAACATTTTGAGTTTATGGGATTACCTTGCAAACATGTTCTGCGAATTTTCAATAGGCTTGAAATCGAAGAGATCCCGCCACATTTCATCTTAAAACGTTGGCTGAAAGGCGCCAACTTGTTTAGAACAATTGATGGCACAACTACATGGGATAAATATGGGTGCGCTGATGCACTTAGGCTCACTCACTTATTGAGGATATCAACACAAGTGTGGTCTAATGCTTCGAAATGTGATAATCTTTTTAAGATAGCACTTGCAGACATCAAAACGATATCTACCCAGCTGGCTCAAGAGCAACAGAAACAAAATGGAAGCGAggataacaatgataaaacagtggAAACTTCAAATAATGTCGAGGAAACAGTTCAACTCACAAACCAAGGGAAACTTCTAAATCCTATAACTTCACAAACCAAGGGAAGACCGATTGGGAATGCGAATAAAACTGGTCGAATAATGAGCGGGATTGAAATACCgccccaaaaaaaaagaaaatgtagCAACTGTCATATTTCAGGTCATGACAAAAGAAAATGCCCGCAATTGTTTTGA